TCATGCCTTATCCGGAGCGGGAACGATTACTGGAGTGGGCCAATACCAGAAATGCATACATTATCGAGGACGATTATGACGGTGAGTTTCGTTACCAGGGAAAACCGATTCCTTCCCTGCAAGGGTTGGATCATAACGGGCGGGTCATATACGCCGGCACGTTCTCGAAAGTGTTGACTCCGACACTGCGTATGAACTATCTCGTTCTGCCACCGGCCCTGCTGAATCACATATCCCACAAACGTCAGGAAGTATTCTTTGCCCCTTCACGCGTGGAACAGTGGGCAATGACCGCGTTTTTTGAACAGGGGCATTGGTACCGTCATATTCGTAAAGTACGTAATCTGTACAGGAAGAGACATCATCAGTTGATTGAGTTGGTTGAGGCTTATCTTGGCAGGTTTGTTGAAATTACGGGTCAGAATTCAGGGCTCCATATTCAGCTGATCGTCAAAAAAGAAGTGTCCTCGGAGGAATTGATTCAGAGGGCGGCGAACGTCGGGGTTATCGTGTACGACCTGCGAAAAATGTGGATGAACGACCAGCAAGATGCAAACCAGTTCCCGAGGTTATATATGGGATTTGCAAGCTTGAACGCCGCTGACATGGAAAAGGGGATACGGCTTCTGAAGAAGGCCTGGAACATGGATTGAACATGGCTTGTTAATATCTGTCTTTTATAAAATATTGAAACTGACCATTTCATAAGGGTCAGTTTCTTGTTTATGATAAGAAAAAAAAGTAGGAGTGCGTGCTATGATCACCCAAAGTGAGGTAAGAGCATATTTAAACCGTTTAAGAATTTCGGATATTCAGGAACCGACAAAGGAATATTTGTTCGAGCTGCATAAAGCCCACGTGGCACGAATACCTTGGCAGACCTTGGATATTTTTGCTGGGAAACCGACATCCATCGATATCGAGGAATCGGTACAACTTATGATCCATCAACGAAGCGGTTATTGTTTTCATCTGAATGGAGCCTTTACCGCGCTTCTTCGAGCCTTAGGTTATAAGGTATCTTGGCATCGGGCAGGAGTACAGCCTTTAGGGCAAGAACCACGGATTAACGGCTTCCATCTCGGGATAACGGTAAGTTTATTGAATGAACAACTTGGGGAAGAAGAGCGGTGGCTCGTGGATGTCGGTCTTGGCGATATGCCATGGGAACCGATCCCATTGAAATTCGGGGAATACATACAGGGACCTTTTCAATATACGCTTGAGCCGTCTCGCATAACGGATGATGGCTGGAGGCTGATCCATGATCCCCATTATTCATATGTAGGCGTAGATTATGCCCCTGATGTTGTGAACAGCTTG
This Paenibacillus sp. JZ16 DNA region includes the following protein-coding sequences:
- a CDS encoding arylamine N-acetyltransferase family protein, with product MITQSEVRAYLNRLRISDIQEPTKEYLFELHKAHVARIPWQTLDIFAGKPTSIDIEESVQLMIHQRSGYCFHLNGAFTALLRALGYKVSWHRAGVQPLGQEPRINGFHLGITVSLLNEQLGEEERWLVDVGLGDMPWEPIPLKFGEYIQGPFQYTLEPSRITDDGWRLIHDPHYSYVGVDYAPDVVNSLELFKSNHEFYSRSPESPWMELFIVRQRHEQGMNELKGCIWRKWSGNTLDKIEISSKSEWFEILADIFNEPLVNYSMIERDLIWDKVYRQHQNWRKLMENEQV